Genomic DNA from Desulfomonilaceae bacterium:
AATCTTACCAAGCCTTTTATGTAAAATTTCTTTGTTGACCATCAAGGATTCTCCTCTTGAAGGCTTCACGCTGGACCTTCAAATAAGGAAGGAAATCAAAATACATACGTAGAACCTTGGAATAATATTCCCCGCTGTCGAAATCGTTCGTTCGATATATGACTTTGTTATGCTTGACTATCTCGAATCTTATAACAATGTCCTTGACATCCAGGAAAACAAGGTCTACTTCGCAGAATCCGACTGAAGCCAAGTCTGTGAGGATATCCAGTTTTTTGGCGTGAAGCGAAGAGTTT
This window encodes:
- a CDS encoding nucleotidyltransferase domain-containing protein, which gives rise to MKCGGEKILDNDSGKTTKAPFPELDLLSTVFKKYPGILAVYLFGSAATGKADAASDLDIGVLPKNSSLHAKKLDILTDLASVGFCEVDLVFLDVKDIVIRFEIVKHNKVIYRTNDFDSGEYYSKVLRMYFDFLPYLKVQREAFKRRILDGQQRNFT